The sequence below is a genomic window from Pirellulales bacterium.
GCGCCGGAATGCCAGGCGATGCGTTTGACAACCTTACAGAACTGCTCGACGCAATCATCGACGGCCAGCTACGTTGAACAACCCCGCGCCTCTCGGGAATGGCATATCTTGGAGGCCGAATATTTTGGCAGGACTCCCTGGGGCACTGTCTTGGGGGGCGGACGTCCCGTCCGCCTTCTTAGCTTCTTTGCCGATTCATGCCGGCCAAATTATCCAAACCAACTCGCCCATCAACGAATGGGCGGGCGAGCCGCCCGCCCCCCCGAGACGCGCCCATCCAATCACACCCCACCCTCAGTCACGCGCTACTCGAACACACCCCTTCCAGGAAAAACCTTCGCCGATGAGTGAGTTCGCGCATGAGCGTCATAAGCCTTTGGTGCCTTTAAATCGCGAGCGCGAGCTGGTCGTGGCTTGCGCGCCGCTGCGGACAAACGTCAATTTGTCGCGCATCGTGCGTGCGGCCGGCTGTTGTGGCGTGCGGCGGATCGTCTGTTGCGGCCACGCCAAGGTGATCGGCAAGATCGCCCGCGACGCGCTCGATCCCGACAATCCCGCGACGCTGGTGCTCGACGTGCATCGCACGCTCGCCCCGGCACTCGTGAAGCTGCGCGAACAGGGGTATCAGCTCGTCGGCCTCGAGCAGACTACCGGATCAAAATGCCTGTACGACTTTCCCTTTCCCCGGCGGACGGTCCTGGTGGTGGGGAACGAACGCCAAGGGCTGGAAGACGACGTGCTACGGCTGTTGCACGACGTGGTGGAAATCCCCGTCTACGGATTGCCCTACGCCCATAACGTGGCCACGGCCACGGCAATGGCTCTTTACGAATATTGCAGGCAATACCCCGAGGGGTGACCGCACGACGGCAACGCCGAGCAGCGAAGCGTGACGAAATCTTCATTCGCCGACACCGCCGAATGTCTCGCGCAAGGATTGTCCCAGTGACATATCCTTGAGTTGGCTAAGGGGTTTAGCGGCTCCATTAGCTGGGGCGTCGACGACGCGTCAAACCGCTTCGCCGGCGTCCCCTTTCGTGCCCGCAGTGACGTCGCGCCCCTGGCGGCCCATTGCCGAATCTGTTACGCTGGCACGCTTTAAGCTCCCCGTCGGGAACCCTCTCGCTGGGTGAGCGACAAGAATCGATTGCCGAGGCTGCCCCGATGAAACAGGCGATTGCCGGAGTTGCTCCTCCCGAGTTGAGCGAAGTCACGATCATGACCGTATGGCCTTCGATCGCCATCACGGGCTTGGGGCGATTTCTAGGGCGCGCCTTTGAAAGCCGGCTAGGCTTTGGCAATATTCTCACGCTTGGCAACTTTCTCAAGCTGGCCACGATTCCCGTCACGCTGGGCATCTTCTTCGCGATGCTGCTCGTGCCGGGCATGAACCGTCGCTACCGGCTGACGAATCGTCGGTTGCTGATCGAAACAGGGCTCAGCCCCAAGGTCGCCAGCGCCGTTTTGCTGGACGACTTCGACGCGATCGATCTGGAAGTCCTGCCCGGCCAGGAATGGTACCCCTGCGGTGAAATGATCTTCCGCAAGGGCAAGGTCGAAACGTTCCGCCTCTCGGCCGTGCCGCGGCCCGAATCGTTCAAGCAGGTCTGCCTGAAGGCGCAGCGCGGCTACGCCTCGGTCAAAAGCGTCATGGCCCATCAGACGCCAGTAGCGGTCTAGCCACGCTTTCGCGGCCGCGTCCCCGAAGAGCGACCGCATTGACGCTCGGCATTGGGGCTAACGCACCAGAAGTTTGGGGTTAACACACCAACGATTCACTGCGCCTGCAAAAGCGATAGC
It includes:
- a CDS encoding TrmH family RNA methyltransferase codes for the protein MSEFAHERHKPLVPLNRERELVVACAPLRTNVNLSRIVRAAGCCGVRRIVCCGHAKVIGKIARDALDPDNPATLVLDVHRTLAPALVKLREQGYQLVGLEQTTGSKCLYDFPFPRRTVLVVGNERQGLEDDVLRLLHDVVEIPVYGLPYAHNVATATAMALYEYCRQYPEG
- a CDS encoding PH domain-containing protein, with the translated sequence MKQAIAGVAPPELSEVTIMTVWPSIAITGLGRFLGRAFESRLGFGNILTLGNFLKLATIPVTLGIFFAMLLVPGMNRRYRLTNRRLLIETGLSPKVASAVLLDDFDAIDLEVLPGQEWYPCGEMIFRKGKVETFRLSAVPRPESFKQVCLKAQRGYASVKSVMAHQTPVAV